A region of the Corticium candelabrum chromosome 4, ooCorCand1.1, whole genome shotgun sequence genome:
ACAGCATGATTGACAAGTGCTCGCACTTTTGACTGCCTAGCAATGACCctgctttaattaaacaatatgGCACAACTCAGCCTGCCTTATCATGGCCGTAGAAAGCAGTGCGACTGGTACGGCCTTTTAAAAATGTACTTTCACCAATCATCCATTACCGTATAATTTTGGTTTAGAGGTAGGTgatgattaaataaataatatatgttATACTACACAATGCTGCACATACCAACAATCgaggtcatcaagttgctCGATATTCAGAGGTTTCCGTTTTAGAGTCATAGGTGAAAGTGAGGAGCAACTAACACTATTTGGCAAGGTTTTAGTGTTCTAATTCGTATGTGCATGGCCATGTCCAATGAATGCACCCTATTACTACTTCACATTTGCTTCTGATGCCCTTCTTATGATAAGCATACGTTTTCATTACATAGTGCTCACACCTGGCAATCAATTCAAACTGTGATGCAAGTCTTGCAACATCATCTTCTGACATCCATGGAGCTCTGCTAGTTTCCAAACTGTAGTTTGATGCATGTATACTCTCACTGCAATAACACTTACATCAGTTCATACATAGGAGGAGAAGAACCCGGGTAATCAAAAGGAAGCACGACCTACAGCATACAACtggttagtgtgtgtgtgtgtgtgtgtgtgtgtgtgtgtgtttgtgtgtgtgtgtgtgtgtgtgtgtgtgtgtgtgtgtgtgtgtgtgtgtgtgtgtgtgtgtgtgtgtgtgtgtgtgtgtgtgtgtgtgtgtgtgtgtgtgtgtgtgtgtgtgtgtgtgtacatatggtGTGTCAAAAGAATACAGAAAAGCCTCAATCGTACTTGAAGAGTAACGATGTTGCGTTTATCCGTTCGTTGATTAGTTTCCTCAGCAATGTCTATCTTAAAGATCTGATTATCAATATCTACTGTTTTCCAATCTTCACCGTAAATAGACGACAACACTTCCAgttcatctgcctgtttctgCTGCACACATCAGAGTTGACATTTAAGTGCGAACGGCTTACCCATTTGCTTGCTTACCTTAGTGCTCGACATGCACAAAGTGGAAAAACCTACATCGTCTCCCGGATAGTAATATCGTTCTTATCCGGGAGCTTAAGCAGTGAGCCCTACGCTTCTTTTCATCTTACCCTCATTTCACACTCACGAGGCCTTCTGGTACAACGAAGTCCTTTTATTCTGGCCTTGCATGAGGCCTTCTCGCGCTATTGCGCCCGGTTCGCGATTGCTATGTTCTACGGGAATGATCATAGACCCCATATCCGGGAGGTTCGTAGATCAGCGAATGGCTCATCTTGACCCTGAGGAGTTACTAGAATGCCCTTTCGACCCTCTTCATCAAATAAGAGCTAAAAGATTTCAGTACCATTTGGTTAAGTGCTCGAAAGTAAGAATTTATCTGCGAACATGTAGCATTCTGCTAGGTCGATCGACATTCTTACAGCAACACGGGCGTCCCTTCTACCAGTGTCCTAACAATGCGCGGCATGTGAAGACGTCGAAAGAAGACTTTGACGCTCACAAATTAGTGTGTGAAGATAGGGTAAGACACAGAGACCGTGACCGGTTTTATTATTGCCATTGTCTCGTCTGGTTTCTTTATGATCGGTGGAGACAGAAACAAGTGGAAGCAGAGATTCGACACGGTGAGAGTCTGTTCCAAGTACATTTGCAAATCGCATGTCATAATGTAAAACGGCTAGTATATTGGAGCCAATTAATACCGAGGAACCTAGAACTACCGTAGGGTAACTTAGAGACTTGTTGAAGGCATTACAGTGTTGCAGTATTCTTGCCGGGCGACTCAGTCAGAAGGCTATATCTAATATTTTTTGTACGGATTTTATTTTAGGTATACGGGCCAAATTTACGAAATTGAAATCCTTACTAAAATTGTAGTTGGTAGTGTTGCGGAGTACTTCAGTTTACAGATTGCTATAGTAACAGTAGTACTGTACTTCCATACCATACACCGCTGTGCTAGTACTGTTTACTCTCCAGTCAAACATGGGTCTACCTGCTGTTTTTTGTGAGGGTGTATAGTACAATGTGCAGTGTAGACTAGGCGCCTGCCATATGAGAAACCTTGGTACTACTAATTAAAAAGGTGTCAAGGCTTGTACTGTAGCCTCATTTACAATATGACCCTGATGCTCAGTTGAGCATTAAAATTGTCAAAATTCAAAGAGACAGGCTCAAGGGAGGGGCATCCTCTACTGTTGATGCTGGAGTAGGATTTATCAATGTCAGTGTCAGCAACAGTGATTGTTGAAGAGGTACTGTACTGCATTCAGATTTAGCATTTTTGATATATCCACAGTTGTCATATAGTCAGTTTTAAGAACCTTTAAGGACGCTTCTTGGGGGAAGAACTGAATGAGTATTTTGCGATTTAGGTTGACATTAATGAAATATCAATATACGATTCAATACATTTCTGGATCTCAGATCTACACAGCAGATACGCTATCTCGATCACCAACAGATTATTCTACACGTGAAGATCATGTCATTGAAGAAATGGCAGAGATACTTGTAGATCAAGTAGTTGAACATCTTATACCCACACAGCTCCCTTTTCTGCCTTGGGAAATGGTCGGTATGGATCTATTTGAGTTTAAACGCCGTCATTATTTGCTCGTTATTGATTATTTCTCTCGTTATATTGAAGTGGCTTGTCTGGAGTCAACAACTTCAAGAGATGTTATTACTGAGATAAAGAAAATTTTTCCCATCATAGGATACCAAACATAATCATTTTGGATAATGGTCCTCAATTTAGCTCAAATAGCTTTGTCACATTCGTTAATAGCTACAGGTTTTGACATGTAACTTCAAGCCCCAATTATTCACAAGAAAATGGGGAAGCAGAGAAAGCGGTACGGACGAAAATGGTTTGTTTACGAAAGCGACAGATCCCTATATGGCTTTATTGACATACTGATCGACTCCAATCAGTAACGGATATATAGTCCAGCAGAACTTCTTATGTGTAGGAAGGTACGAACAACACTTCCTATAAT
Encoded here:
- the LOC134179184 gene encoding gametocyte-specific factor 1-like isoform X1, which produces MRPSRAIAPGSRLLCSTGMIIDPISGRFVDQRMAHLDPEELLECPFDPLHQIRAKRFQYHLVKCSKVRIYLRTCSILLGRSTFLQQHGRPFYQCPNNARHVKTSKEDFDAHKLVCEDRKQVEAEIRHAMGQTTTPFKGNTTLPEYEWRRPDPDEDWETGMWMICTYVLE
- the LOC134179184 gene encoding gametocyte-specific factor 1-like isoform X2; its protein translation is MRPSRAIAPGSRLLCSTGMIIDPISGRFVDQRMAHLDPEELLECPFDPLHQIRAKRFQYHLVKCSKQHGRPFYQCPNNARHVKTSKEDFDAHKLVCEDRKQVEAEIRHAMGQTTTPFKGNTTLPEYEWRRPDPDEDWETGMWMICTYVLE